A window of Nocardiopsis sp. Huas11 genomic DNA:
GTGCCGTTGAACAGGCCCAGGCTGGGGTTGTACATCCAGCCCCAGATGAGCGTCATCACCGTGACCGGCAGGACGAAGGGCGCGAAGAACGACAGTCGCAGGAACCAGCCGAGGCGGCGCGCGTGGTCGGTGAGCAGGGCCATGCCGAGCGCCAACAGCACCATGAGGGGCACGCTCAGGATCGTGAACCACAGCGTGTTCCACAGCGAGTCGTACATGTCCGAGTCGGTCAGGCTCTCGGACCAGTTGTCCAGGCCGATGAAGGAGACGTCGCCGCCGGCCAGGCTGCGGTCGGTGAAGGTGTAGCCGAATCCGACGATGGCGGGCCACAGCAGGAAGACGGCGTAGAAGGCCAGGAAGGGCAGGACGAACCACAGGCCGGTCCAGGAGGACGGGCGGCGGCGGACGTCGACGAGGCCGCGCGGGGCGGCCGTGGCGGATCCGGGCGCGGTGCGGGGCGCGGGAGCTTGGGTGTTCTGGGTCATGATGGGGCTCCCTACACCGGCGACGGAACGGACATGAGGTCACGGATGGTGGCCTTGAGCTGGTCGAGCGACTGCTCCGGGGT
This region includes:
- a CDS encoding carbohydrate ABC transporter permease, with product MTQNTQAPAPRTAPGSATAAPRGLVDVRRRPSSWTGLWFVLPFLAFYAVFLLWPAIVGFGYTFTDRSLAGGDVSFIGLDNWSESLTDSDMYDSLWNTLWFTILSVPLMVLLALGMALLTDHARRLGWFLRLSFFAPFVLPVTVMTLIWGWMYNPSLGLFNGTLGRFGIEGPEWLFSEDTAMFSVVIATAWWQVGFNYLLYLAAMQSIPKDVYEAAAIDGAGVWQRIGRITLPMLTRTTALITVLQLIGSLRVFEQIYLMTSGGPNFATRTVIQYIYDSGFVGLRIGLASSMAYVFMVLIIIASVAQFRLFSRKEG